CGTTCTCAGGCAATCTGCGACCAGTGTAAGCAGGGGGTCGAGACCCGTTTCGAGTACCGGACGTACTCCTTGGAAAGCCCCAAGATCGACGTCGAGCACGTGCTCGTGGCAGTGTGCACCACATGTGGCGGGGTGGCCGCAGTTCCGTTTCAGTCCTCCCTCAAGCTCAAGGAGGCGCGCGAGTCCGGAGCAAAGAGCGATTGAACGATCACGGGTTGTCGGCCCCCGACGCCCCATTTTGCCGCCCCATTCCCGGTTTTCGTGCAACCGCCCCCGCGCGGTCACCGCGGCCCCGGTGCGGAATCCAAAGCGCCGGCGCGGCTCTCGGCGTGCCCCGGCGCTGACGGCGCCCAAGAACGATTTCTGCATCGCCGGATGCACCGTGATTCATGCACCCGGCATCTCCCCGACCGAGCTCGCGCTCCTCATCCGCGAGAGCGGCACCTGCGCCGCCGCGTTCCGCGCCCTGCTGGAACCGCTGCGCGAGGCCGCGCTCGTCCACGCCGCATGGTGGGTGGGGCGCGACGGGCGCGAAGCGTGGCCCGAAGGCTCCGCGCCCCCCGCCGCGCTCGCCGCCCGGGCCACCGCCGGGGCGGGTTCGACGGCCCCCGAACTCAGCCCGGACGGGTCAGACAGCCTGGTCCTGGCGCTGGGCGGCGGCCTGGGCGGGCTTGTGCTCTTGGGCAGCCCCGACGCATTCGGCGAGACGGAACCCTGGGAACGGGTGCGGACGGCGCTTCACGCGGTTGCCCTGCGAGACCGCGAGCGCACGCAGGTGGAGGCCGAGCGCGAAACCCTGCTGCGGCGTGCGGAGGAAAGCGAGGCCCTTCACATCCTGGGACTGGCGGCCAACCGCACCTTGGACCCCGACGAGGTGCTCAGCCTGGTCGCCCGCTTCACCCGCACGCTGCTGGGCGCGCACTACGTGACCGTCAGCACGCGCGAGGGCGACAACGTGCGGACGATGGCGGCGGTGGGGCTGCGCACCAACGCGCCGGTGCTGGACGACGACCCGTTCGCCCGACGGGTCATCGAGGCCGAGAACCCCATCTCCCTCGGCGGCACAGACGGCCCTTCGCCCGCCGAATACCCGTTCCACGCCGGCGAGCAGATGCAGGCCGGCCTCGGCGTTCCGCTGGCGCTGTTCGGAAGCACGTTCGGCGCGCTGGTCATCGGCTATCGGCGCGCCTACCAGCCGGCGCCGCAGGACACGCGGCTGGCGCTCACCCTGGCCGGGCACGCCGCGGTCGCCATCTCCAACGCCCGCCTTCAC
This genomic stretch from Longimicrobium sp. harbors:
- a CDS encoding GAF domain-containing sensor histidine kinase; the encoded protein is MIHAPGISPTELALLIRESGTCAAAFRALLEPLREAALVHAAWWVGRDGREAWPEGSAPPAALAARATAGAGSTAPELSPDGSDSLVLALGGGLGGLVLLGSPDAFGETEPWERVRTALHAVALRDRERTQVEAERETLLRRAEESEALHILGLAANRTLDPDEVLSLVARFTRTLLGAHYVTVSTREGDNVRTMAAVGLRTNAPVLDDDPFARRVIEAENPISLGGTDGPSPAEYPFHAGEQMQAGLGVPLALFGSTFGALVIGYRRAYQPAPQDTRLALTLAGHAAVAISNARLHRALAERGEELAHALDELRESSGAKERFFASMSHELRTPLNGILGYQALLLDGLAGDIPPTARVFLEKASTAGRNLLRIVDDILDYAKIEAGRVQLTIQPAAVRELVEDAAATLQPVADEKGVRLSLQKPPCASVIGTDAARVRQILVNLLSNAVKFTPAGGEVSVSAEALGGGGVELRVRDTGPGIAPEDQQRIFHEFEQVRGTRGGTGLGLPISRKLAKMLGGDLVVESRVGEGSSFIVRLPAAAPAGTPIAK